The Staphylococcus carnosus genome has a segment encoding these proteins:
- the gntK gene encoding gluconokinase, which yields MKYMIGVDVGTTSTKSVLYDENGQFLRKHNIGYDMNTPDVDTSEENPDKIFDAVLMTIKAVIREERIAADDIKLISFSAQMHSLIAMDNEQSSLTESITWADNRASRYADIIRDEHQGHEIYKRTGTPIHPMSPLSKIFWMKHEKPEVYNNAKKYIDIKGYILYQLYGKYVMDYSIGSATGMMNLESLSWDYDALKLLGITKEQLPELVPTTHIMTGMKHRYSNLLGINPDTPIIVGASDGVLSNLGVNSYKQGEVAVTIGTSGAIRTVIDHPRTDEKGRIFCYVLTEDQYVIGGPVNNGGIILRWLRDELLASEVETAKRLGVDPYDVLTKIASRVEPGSKGLIFHPYLAGERAPLWNANARGSYFGLTLAHKKEHMIRAALEGVLYNLYTVYLALIEVMGETPTAIKATGGFAKSEVWRQMMADIFATDVIVPESYESSCLGACVLGLKALDEIDDFSIIEEMVGTTHAHEPNQEAVETYQQLISIFIDLSRSLESQYAKIADFQRHHL from the coding sequence ATGAAATATATGATTGGGGTCGATGTCGGAACAACGAGTACAAAATCAGTTTTGTATGATGAAAATGGGCAATTCTTACGTAAGCACAATATTGGTTATGATATGAATACGCCAGATGTCGATACTTCTGAGGAAAATCCAGATAAAATTTTTGATGCAGTTTTAATGACAATCAAAGCAGTGATTCGTGAAGAAAGAATAGCAGCAGATGATATTAAATTGATTTCGTTCAGTGCACAAATGCATAGTTTGATTGCGATGGATAATGAACAAAGCTCTCTTACCGAAAGTATCACATGGGCAGATAATCGGGCTAGTCGCTATGCAGATATAATTCGCGATGAACATCAAGGGCATGAAATATATAAACGTACAGGTACACCGATTCATCCGATGTCGCCATTATCAAAGATATTCTGGATGAAACATGAAAAACCAGAAGTTTATAATAATGCGAAAAAATATATCGATATAAAAGGTTATATTTTATATCAACTATACGGAAAATATGTCATGGATTATTCTATCGGATCAGCAACAGGAATGATGAATTTAGAATCATTAAGCTGGGACTATGATGCATTGAAATTATTAGGCATTACAAAAGAACAATTGCCTGAATTAGTACCAACAACACACATTATGACAGGCATGAAACATCGTTATTCTAACTTGTTAGGTATTAACCCAGACACACCAATTATTGTAGGTGCAAGTGATGGTGTTTTATCTAACCTTGGCGTAAATAGTTATAAACAAGGTGAAGTAGCAGTAACAATCGGTACTTCTGGAGCTATCAGAACAGTTATTGATCATCCGCGTACAGATGAAAAAGGGCGTATCTTTTGTTATGTCTTAACAGAAGACCAATATGTTATTGGAGGTCCTGTTAATAACGGCGGTATCATTTTAAGATGGTTGCGCGATGAACTCTTAGCAAGTGAAGTAGAAACAGCAAAACGTTTAGGTGTAGATCCATATGACGTCTTAACAAAAATTGCAAGCCGAGTTGAACCAGGATCTAAAGGATTAATTTTTCATCCTTACTTAGCTGGAGAACGGGCACCTTTATGGAATGCTAATGCACGTGGTTCATACTTCGGTTTAACACTCGCTCATAAAAAAGAACACATGATACGTGCGGCACTTGAAGGCGTACTATACAACTTGTACACCGTTTATCTTGCTTTAATAGAAGTAATGGGTGAAACACCTACAGCGATTAAAGCAACTGGCGGTTTCGCGAAAAGTGAAGTATGGCGTCAAATGATGGCAGACATTTTTGCGACAGATGTTATAGTTCCTGAAAGTTATGAAAGCTCATGCTTAGGGGCATGTGTACTTGGTTTGAAAGCACTTGACGAGATTGATGATTTTTCAATTATTGAAGAAATGGTCGGTACTACGCATGCGCATGAACCAAATCAAGAAGCTGTAGAAACATATCAGCAATTAATTAGTATCTTTATTGATTTAAGTCGCTCTCTTGAAAGCCAATATGCTAAGATTGCCGACTTCCAACGTCACCATTTATAA
- a CDS encoding CPBP family intramembrane glutamic endopeptidase, producing MSDQFTNKEHIKQPLSNDPFDSTKIMKRDFWLIPLYIVLLNIVPFLLILPVWMYESSIHSHISKTTQSFILTIGTVLGELILLFIFYLMHRKYLIPLALKRFSQAKKYILIVILAYISMMVVTAGYDALMRLLPKAYQFTETQNQMLILKMFDNPMAWPVLFIDIVILTPFVEELLFRHLIIHELGKKIGFITGAVISALVFAFVHVMSAHSPFEYGVYLIMAIALVYVYMKSGENLAVSISLHMLINLIGFISIIVQYLN from the coding sequence ATGTCGGATCAATTTACAAATAAAGAACATATAAAGCAGCCGTTGTCTAACGATCCATTTGACTCAACTAAAATCATGAAGCGAGATTTTTGGCTGATACCGCTGTATATTGTTCTTTTAAATATCGTGCCGTTCTTATTAATTTTACCGGTATGGATGTATGAATCATCTATACATTCTCATATTTCTAAAACGACACAATCTTTTATTTTGACAATTGGTACTGTTTTAGGCGAACTGATTTTATTATTTATATTCTATTTAATGCATCGTAAGTATCTTATTCCACTTGCTCTTAAAAGGTTCTCGCAAGCAAAGAAATACATATTGATAGTTATTTTGGCTTATATTTCAATGATGGTAGTAACAGCTGGTTACGATGCGTTAATGAGATTATTGCCAAAAGCTTACCAATTTACCGAGACACAAAACCAGATGCTTATATTAAAAATGTTTGATAATCCAATGGCTTGGCCAGTTTTATTTATAGATATTGTGATATTAACACCATTTGTGGAAGAATTGCTTTTTCGTCATCTTATTATTCATGAACTTGGTAAAAAGATTGGTTTTATTACAGGTGCAGTAATTTCAGCGTTAGTCTTTGCTTTTGTACACGTGATGAGTGCCCATTCACCATTTGAATATGGGGTATATCTCATCATGGCAATTGCATTAGTCTATGTTTATATGAAATCAGGTGAAAACTTAGCGGTCTCTATCTCGCTGCATATGCTGATTAATTTAATAGGGTTCATTTCGATTATAGTTCAATATCTTAATTAA
- a CDS encoding GntR family transcriptional regulator: MGENYPKQWMEGMTTGERVAAELRLQIVEGSIEADACLTENQVAKKFNVSRSPVRDAFKLLKQDQLICLERMGADVLHFGEGERREIYDLRIMMESFAFAKVKSDERIQLAKEMRKHLEMMKVAVQFQDAEAYTEHDIKFHEVLIYATQHRYLLSSWNNLKPLMLCLILLSMRKRMREEPEDFERIHHNHEVYAEAVEQNNVSQLQEAFHLNFDDVGDNIAGLFYR, encoded by the coding sequence ATGGGAGAAAATTATCCGAAACAATGGATGGAAGGTATGACAACAGGGGAGAGAGTTGCGGCTGAGTTACGTCTGCAGATTGTAGAAGGAAGTATTGAAGCTGATGCTTGCTTGACTGAAAATCAAGTTGCTAAAAAATTCAATGTCAGCCGTTCTCCTGTTCGTGATGCTTTTAAATTATTGAAACAAGATCAATTAATTTGTTTAGAACGTATGGGTGCTGATGTACTTCATTTTGGAGAAGGTGAGCGCCGTGAGATATATGATTTGCGTATCATGATGGAGTCTTTTGCTTTTGCGAAAGTTAAAAGCGATGAAAGAATCCAATTAGCTAAAGAAATGCGCAAACACTTAGAAATGATGAAAGTTGCTGTGCAATTTCAAGATGCAGAAGCTTATACAGAGCATGACATCAAGTTCCATGAAGTATTGATTTATGCAACACAACATCGATATCTGCTCAGCAGCTGGAATAATTTAAAGCCGTTGATGCTGTGTTTAATATTATTATCGATGAGAAAAAGAATGCGTGAAGAACCAGAAGATTTTGAACGTATTCACCATAATCATGAAGTATACGCAGAAGCGGTGGAACAAAATAATGTCTCGCAATTACAAGAAGCGTTCCATTTGAATTTTGATGATGTTGGAGATAATATTGCTGGGTTGTTTTATAGATGA
- a CDS encoding DUF1307 domain-containing protein, with protein sequence MKRSILAIAMLIAGIFLLAACDKEQSKTYEGDLQGAEVITTLTYKGDKVIKQSSIMTIDYDTNGVSKSDAKKILNKQEKIFKGVEGVTYKKEIKKDKAIQKVDIDYETGNVKKMTKKLGITGPAKGEDYVNVKDVERAMKKAGFEEKKPLKDND encoded by the coding sequence ATGAAGCGAAGCATCCTTGCAATAGCAATGTTGATAGCTGGTATTTTCTTACTGGCAGCGTGCGATAAAGAACAATCGAAAACCTATGAAGGAGACCTTCAAGGAGCAGAAGTTATTACTACACTCACTTATAAAGGTGATAAAGTAATTAAACAATCAAGTATCATGACAATAGATTACGATACGAATGGCGTTTCCAAATCAGATGCTAAGAAAATTTTAAACAAACAAGAAAAGATATTTAAAGGCGTTGAAGGTGTTACTTATAAAAAAGAAATTAAAAAAGACAAAGCGATTCAAAAAGTGGATATTGATTATGAAACTGGCAATGTGAAAAAAATGACTAAAAAATTAGGTATTACCGGTCCGGCAAAAGGCGAAGATTATGTCAATGTGAAAGATGTAGAACGTGCAATGAAAAAAGCTGGATTTGAGGAAAAGAAACCGTTGAAAGACAATGATTAA
- a CDS encoding gluconate:H+ symporter, with protein sequence MFGEIWPLITVVIGILILLALIILLKLNTFISLIITSMITAILLGMPLDKVVETVEKGMGSTLGHIAIIFGLGAILGKLLSDGGGATRIADTLINKFGEKNVQWAMVIAAFVIGIALFFEVGLVLLIPLVFTLAKRTKVSPLKIGLPMITALSVTHGFLPPHPGPVVIAKELHANLGQVLLFGIIIAIPVTIIAGPLFGRIAPKLTPTAYTREGDISSLGAQREFKPFEMPSFGISVLTATLPVILMLIATIVQLATGSVDGGKNIIEKIIYFIGTADTAMLIAVLFAMFTMGVKQGRKNKEIMTSVTEAIYPIGMMILIIGGGGTFKQVLIDGGVGDTIAKMFEGSTMSPILLAWIVAAVLRLALGSATVAAISTTGIVLPLLQASDVNVALVVLAIGAGSVICSHVNDAGFWMFKEYFGLTVKETFLTWSLLETVISVSGIIFILFISLFV encoded by the coding sequence ATGTTTGGAGAAATATGGCCACTGATTACAGTGGTAATTGGTATTTTAATCTTATTAGCATTGATTATATTATTGAAATTAAACACGTTTATTTCATTGATTATCACCTCAATGATTACCGCAATTTTACTTGGAATGCCATTAGATAAAGTTGTAGAAACCGTTGAAAAAGGAATGGGCAGTACACTTGGTCACATCGCGATTATCTTCGGTTTAGGTGCAATCTTAGGTAAGTTGCTTTCAGATGGCGGCGGTGCGACACGTATCGCGGATACATTGATTAATAAATTCGGAGAAAAAAATGTGCAATGGGCTATGGTTATTGCAGCATTTGTGATTGGTATCGCGTTATTCTTCGAAGTAGGACTAGTATTATTAATTCCACTTGTATTTACACTCGCAAAACGTACGAAAGTATCACCACTTAAAATCGGTTTGCCGATGATTACAGCATTATCTGTAACCCACGGTTTCCTACCGCCGCATCCTGGTCCGGTAGTAATCGCTAAAGAGTTACATGCTAATTTAGGTCAAGTATTACTGTTTGGTATCATTATCGCAATTCCAGTTACGATTATTGCTGGTCCATTATTTGGTAGAATTGCCCCGAAATTAACACCAACAGCTTATACACGTGAAGGTGATATTTCTTCATTAGGTGCACAAAGAGAATTTAAACCTTTTGAAATGCCAAGTTTTGGAATCAGTGTTTTAACAGCAACATTGCCTGTTATTTTAATGTTGATTGCGACAATTGTACAACTCGCAACAGGTTCAGTTGACGGCGGAAAAAATATTATTGAAAAAATAATTTACTTCATCGGAACGGCAGATACAGCTATGTTAATTGCAGTATTATTTGCAATGTTTACAATGGGTGTTAAACAAGGACGTAAAAACAAAGAAATTATGACTTCAGTTACAGAAGCAATCTATCCAATCGGTATGATGATCTTGATTATCGGTGGCGGCGGTACTTTTAAACAAGTACTTATCGACGGCGGTGTTGGTGATACGATTGCTAAAATGTTCGAAGGTTCTACAATGTCTCCAATCTTACTTGCGTGGATTGTAGCAGCAGTATTAAGATTAGCACTTGGTTCTGCAACTGTTGCAGCGATTTCTACAACAGGTATTGTATTACCATTACTTCAAGCAAGTGATGTGAATGTAGCGCTTGTAGTACTTGCTATCGGTGCAGGTAGTGTTATTTGTTCTCATGTTAATGATGCAGGTTTCTGGATGTTCAAAGAATACTTTGGTTTAACGGTCAAAGAAACATTTTTAACTTGGTCACTTTTAGAAACTGTCATTTCAGTTTCAGGTATTATCTTTATTCTATTTATCAGTTTATTTGTTTAA
- a CDS encoding AAA family ATPase, giving the protein MNNGFFGNDFDSIFRRMMQDMQNADGNKKYYINGREVSPEQLQQIQQQQKAQGGQPIQGAQPGQPGQTGGGQGGDDYLEKIGRNLTQEAKDGLLDPVIGRDKEIQETAEVLSRRNKNNPILVGEAGVGKTAIVEGLAQAIVKGNVPAAIKDKEIIAVDVSALEAGTQYRGAFEENIQKLLDNAKERKNVILFFDEIHQIIGSGSTGGDSGSKGLSDIIKPALSRGEISVIGATTQDEYRNNILKDPALARRFNEVLVKEPSAKDTVEILKGVRETFEKHHNVKLPDEVLKACVDLSIQYIPQRLLPDKALDILDITAAHLAAKNPVVDKVQVEKQIKELEDKKSKAVSEEAYSEADKYQKEIKELQESLESGQGEATTATVQDVAATVERMTGIPVSQMDDNDIARLKNISKRLKGKIIGQDQAVEMVSRAIRRNRAGFDEGNRPIGSFLFVGPTGVGKTELAKQLSIDLFGNKEALIKLDMSEYMDRTAVSKLIGTSAGYVGYDDNSNTLTEKVRRNPYSVILFDEIEKANPQILTLLLQVMDDGNLTDGQGNVVNFKNTIIICTSNAGFGDESEKEREDLIEDLKKFFRPEFLNRFDGIVEFTHLDKDALQDIVNLLLEDVQKTLDKKGITMNVTQDAKDWLIDQGYDEELGARPLRRVVEREVRDRITDYYLENTDVKDVKVTLEDDNILINGEKVDSL; this is encoded by the coding sequence ATGAATAACGGATTTTTCGGAAATGATTTTGACTCAATTTTCAGAAGAATGATGCAAGATATGCAAAACGCAGATGGAAACAAAAAATATTATATTAATGGTCGCGAAGTATCACCAGAGCAATTGCAACAAATTCAACAACAGCAAAAAGCTCAAGGCGGTCAACCAATTCAAGGTGCTCAACCTGGTCAACCAGGACAAACAGGAGGCGGCCAAGGCGGCGATGATTATTTAGAAAAAATCGGTCGTAACTTAACACAAGAAGCAAAAGACGGTTTATTAGATCCAGTTATCGGACGTGACAAAGAAATTCAAGAAACTGCTGAAGTCTTAAGTCGTAGAAATAAAAACAACCCAATTTTAGTTGGGGAAGCTGGTGTTGGTAAAACAGCTATTGTTGAAGGTTTAGCACAAGCGATTGTTAAAGGTAACGTACCAGCTGCAATCAAAGATAAAGAAATCATTGCAGTAGATGTGTCTGCATTAGAAGCAGGTACGCAATACCGTGGTGCGTTCGAAGAAAACATCCAAAAATTATTGGATAACGCTAAAGAAAGAAAAAATGTTATTTTATTCTTTGATGAAATTCACCAAATTATCGGTTCCGGTTCAACTGGTGGAGATTCAGGAAGCAAAGGCTTATCTGATATTATCAAACCAGCATTAAGCCGTGGTGAGATTTCAGTTATCGGTGCTACTACACAAGACGAATACCGTAACAACATCTTAAAAGACCCGGCGTTAGCTCGTCGTTTCAACGAGGTATTAGTAAAAGAACCTTCAGCTAAAGATACTGTAGAAATCTTAAAAGGTGTTCGTGAAACTTTCGAAAAACACCATAATGTGAAATTACCTGATGAAGTCTTAAAAGCTTGTGTGGATTTATCAATTCAATATATTCCGCAACGTTTATTGCCAGATAAAGCTTTAGATATTTTAGATATTACTGCTGCACACTTAGCTGCTAAAAATCCAGTAGTGGATAAAGTACAAGTTGAAAAACAAATCAAAGAATTAGAAGATAAAAAATCAAAAGCAGTTAGTGAAGAAGCTTATTCTGAAGCAGATAAATATCAAAAAGAAATTAAAGAATTACAAGAAAGCTTAGAAAGCGGTCAAGGCGAAGCTACAACTGCAACTGTACAAGATGTAGCAGCTACAGTAGAACGTATGACTGGTATTCCTGTTTCTCAAATGGATGATAATGATATTGCACGCTTGAAAAACATTTCAAAACGCTTAAAAGGCAAAATTATTGGTCAAGACCAAGCAGTTGAAATGGTATCACGTGCTATCCGCCGTAATCGTGCTGGCTTTGACGAAGGTAACAGACCAATCGGAAGCTTTTTATTCGTAGGTCCTACTGGTGTAGGTAAAACAGAATTAGCTAAACAATTGTCTATCGATTTATTCGGTAACAAAGAAGCATTAATCAAATTAGACATGAGTGAATATATGGACCGTACAGCTGTATCTAAATTAATTGGTACAAGTGCTGGTTATGTAGGTTATGATGATAATTCAAACACATTAACAGAGAAAGTTAGACGTAATCCTTACTCAGTTATCTTATTCGATGAAATCGAAAAAGCGAACCCACAAATCTTAACTTTATTATTACAAGTTATGGATGACGGTAACTTAACTGATGGTCAAGGTAACGTAGTCAACTTCAAAAACACTATTATCATCTGTACTTCAAATGCAGGATTCGGTGATGAAAGTGAAAAAGAACGTGAAGACTTAATAGAAGATCTTAAAAAATTCTTCCGCCCTGAATTCCTCAACCGTTTCGATGGTATCGTAGAATTTACTCACTTAGATAAAGATGCATTACAAGACATCGTGAACTTATTATTAGAAGATGTTCAAAAAACATTAGATAAAAAGGGAATCACAATGAACGTTACACAAGATGCAAAAGATTGGTTAATTGATCAAGGTTACGATGAAGAACTTGGTGCACGTCCATTACGCCGAGTTGTTGAAAGAGAAGTACGTGACCGTATTACTGACTACTATCTAGAAAATACTGATGTGAAAGATGTGAAAGTCACATTAGAAGATGACAACATCTTAATCAATGGTGAAAAAGTAGATTCATTATAA
- a CDS encoding FMN-binding negative transcriptional regulator, producing MYIPKHYQEHDVEKIKQFIDTHPFATIVSNNQNHKPLATHLPLLIQPDTSRFIITGHFAKGNEQWKSLDDNEEVLLIFQGPHAYISSTWYSDEDVPTWDYQSVQLYGRPFLLDEDEVKEDLITLLKRFEKKDGARWENMSDDTLKQIHGVVGFRIEITEVYAANKLSQNRTAADYENIIQHLSKENPEIADAMKKESN from the coding sequence ATGTATATTCCAAAACATTATCAAGAGCACGATGTAGAAAAAATCAAACAGTTTATCGATACCCATCCATTCGCTACGATTGTTTCAAACAATCAAAATCATAAACCTTTAGCGACACATTTACCTCTATTAATTCAACCGGATACATCTCGTTTTATCATTACCGGCCATTTCGCAAAAGGAAACGAACAATGGAAATCATTGGACGATAATGAAGAAGTTCTTTTGATTTTCCAAGGACCACACGCTTATATTTCTTCAACTTGGTATAGTGATGAAGATGTGCCGACATGGGATTATCAAAGCGTACAATTATACGGTAGACCTTTTTTATTAGATGAAGATGAAGTCAAAGAAGATTTAATCACCTTATTAAAACGTTTTGAGAAAAAAGATGGTGCACGGTGGGAAAACATGTCTGATGATACATTGAAACAAATTCATGGAGTGGTAGGTTTTCGAATTGAAATTACTGAAGTATATGCTGCTAACAAATTAAGTCAAAACCGCACTGCTGCTGATTATGAAAATATCATTCAACACTTGTCTAAAGAAAATCCTGAAATAGCTGATGCTATGAAAAAAGAAAGCAATTAA
- a CDS encoding acetylornithine deacetylase, whose amino-acid sequence MNARHFDLLKLLVEYNTESPPARNTDPLQDEIQAFLEDNGFEVKRRKMYDNDSIVVGVLKGKDPKAPKLILNGHVDVANVEDTKHWTYEPFELTEVDDWLYGRGVSDMKGGVASLFYVLERLNLEGIHPEGDIIVQSVVGEEVGEAGTKYACEMSPKADLALVMDTSDNQALGQGGVITGWITVQSKETVHDGARTQMVHAGGGLYGASAIEKMAKIITALKELEQHWAVMKSYPDMPSGANTINPAVIEGGRNPAFIADKCRLWVTVHFLPNEDYHEVVTEIEDYLNRVAAADVWLRNNPLQFEWGGTSMIEDQGEVFPSFTLPLEHPGYAMLEKAHEAVHKEPLVSGMTTTVTDGGWLADFGIPTILYGPGSLTEAHSVDEKVEKEELAQYSEVLYDFLKNWYKNPEK is encoded by the coding sequence ATGAATGCGCGTCATTTTGATTTGTTGAAGTTATTAGTGGAGTATAATACAGAAAGCCCTCCTGCACGTAATACTGATCCGTTACAAGATGAGATTCAAGCTTTTTTGGAAGATAATGGATTCGAAGTAAAACGCCGTAAAATGTATGATAACGACAGTATTGTAGTCGGTGTTTTAAAGGGAAAAGACCCAAAAGCACCTAAACTGATTTTAAATGGACATGTTGATGTCGCAAATGTAGAAGATACAAAGCATTGGACATATGAACCGTTTGAGTTAACTGAAGTTGATGATTGGCTATATGGACGCGGCGTGAGTGATATGAAAGGCGGCGTTGCATCACTTTTTTATGTGTTGGAACGTTTGAACCTTGAGGGCATTCATCCTGAAGGAGATATCATAGTGCAATCTGTAGTAGGCGAAGAAGTTGGTGAAGCAGGTACAAAGTATGCTTGTGAAATGAGCCCTAAAGCAGATTTGGCACTAGTGATGGATACAAGTGATAATCAAGCACTTGGCCAAGGTGGTGTCATCACTGGATGGATTACGGTGCAAAGTAAAGAAACTGTACATGACGGTGCACGCACTCAAATGGTACATGCAGGCGGAGGTTTGTATGGTGCAAGTGCTATTGAAAAGATGGCCAAAATTATTACGGCATTGAAAGAACTGGAACAGCACTGGGCTGTGATGAAATCTTATCCTGATATGCCTTCTGGTGCCAATACAATTAACCCGGCAGTGATTGAAGGCGGACGTAACCCAGCTTTCATTGCAGATAAATGCCGTTTATGGGTGACGGTGCATTTCTTACCGAATGAGGATTATCATGAAGTCGTGACGGAGATTGAGGATTATTTAAATCGGGTGGCTGCAGCGGATGTCTGGTTACGTAATAATCCATTGCAATTTGAATGGGGCGGTACTTCAATGATAGAAGATCAAGGTGAAGTCTTCCCAAGTTTTACATTACCGCTTGAGCATCCTGGCTATGCAATGTTAGAAAAAGCACATGAAGCGGTTCATAAAGAACCATTAGTTTCTGGTATGACAACAACTGTAACAGATGGCGGTTGGTTAGCTGATTTTGGTATACCTACTATTTTATATGGACCCGGAAGTTTAACAGAAGCACATAGTGTGGATGAAAAAGTAGAGAAGGAAGAGTTGGCTCAATATAGTGAAGTCCTTTATGACTTCTTGAAAAATTGGTATAAGAATCCCGAAAAATAA
- the ppx gene encoding exopolyphosphatase gives MMKRIGLIDIGSNTIRLVVFEYDKETGLSEIQNIKTPARLSQYLEDDLTMNQEGIDVLIDSLESFKKVADAYKVDELHPIATAAIRQSKNRDDILKQTKKKLGIKISIVPELDEAFYGFYAIINSTDIENGLSVDIGGGSTEVTLFKDKELIHSHSFPFGVVTLTRKFFGDAAHDDKDAIKKMQKFLEKEFSSLSWINNQEVALVGVGGSARNTARIHQSEVSYPIGGVHCYSMTGKDLDQVFNLIKDSSRDELTNLDGLSRDRVDIILPAVAVFKALFKQVEATQFTFSRKGLREGYVMHHLNEKYPDAFDRFNVQDRALFQLSNAYKHEQSGAQQRVVLARDLLEQLTAIDKIALSDKEKRLFEQAAYVYYLGRFIDSDSGSQHTYYIISNSMIDGFNHHDRVKLAMMASFKNKTLLKFYNNETGWLDSDELSDLQSLGGIIKFIDALNVSHTNPVKRVELEKKDKDNYILNAYHTGNPIAEEYQANRQKKHLEKVLKSKVSINFTKS, from the coding sequence ATTATGAAACGCATTGGTTTAATTGACATCGGTTCCAACACCATCAGACTTGTTGTCTTTGAATATGATAAAGAAACAGGTCTTTCAGAAATACAAAATATTAAAACACCAGCACGACTTAGTCAATATTTAGAAGATGATTTGACTATGAATCAAGAAGGAATTGATGTATTAATTGATTCCTTAGAGAGTTTTAAAAAAGTAGCGGATGCATATAAAGTAGATGAACTGCATCCAATTGCAACTGCGGCAATTCGTCAATCGAAAAACCGTGATGATATTTTAAAACAAACTAAGAAAAAACTGGGTATTAAAATCTCAATAGTACCTGAATTAGATGAAGCTTTCTATGGTTTTTATGCCATCATCAACTCTACTGATATCGAAAATGGATTATCTGTAGATATTGGCGGCGGATCTACTGAAGTTACATTATTTAAAGATAAAGAACTTATCCATTCACACAGCTTCCCATTTGGTGTTGTTACATTAACACGTAAATTTTTTGGGGATGCGGCGCATGATGATAAGGATGCTATTAAAAAAATGCAGAAATTCTTGGAGAAAGAATTCAGTTCATTGAGTTGGATTAATAATCAAGAAGTAGCATTAGTCGGCGTAGGCGGTTCTGCACGTAATACTGCTCGAATTCATCAATCTGAAGTATCTTATCCTATTGGCGGCGTACATTGCTATTCAATGACAGGAAAAGACTTAGACCAAGTATTCAATCTTATCAAAGACAGTTCTCGTGATGAATTAACTAATTTGGATGGGTTAAGCCGAGATCGTGTTGATATTATTTTACCTGCTGTTGCTGTCTTCAAAGCATTATTCAAGCAAGTGGAAGCAACACAATTTACGTTTTCTAGAAAAGGTTTGCGTGAAGGTTATGTGATGCACCATCTAAATGAAAAGTATCCAGATGCCTTTGATCGTTTCAATGTTCAAGATCGTGCACTTTTCCAATTATCAAATGCCTATAAACATGAACAAAGTGGTGCACAACAGCGCGTTGTACTTGCACGCGACTTGCTCGAACAACTGACAGCAATAGATAAAATTGCATTATCAGATAAGGAAAAACGACTATTTGAACAAGCTGCCTATGTTTATTATTTAGGACGATTTATTGATTCAGATTCAGGATCTCAACATACTTATTACATCATTTCCAATTCAATGATTGACGGTTTTAATCATCACGACCGTGTTAAGCTCGCAATGATGGCAAGCTTTAAAAATAAAACATTATTAAAATTCTACAATAATGAAACTGGCTGGCTCGATAGTGATGAACTAAGCGATTTACAATCATTAGGCGGTATCATTAAATTTATTGATGCTTTAAATGTTTCCCATACAAATCCTGTTAAACGCGTTGAACTTGAAAAGAAAGATAAAGATAACTATATTCTCAATGCATATCATACAGGCAATCCAATTGCTGAAGAATATCAAGCGAATCGACAAAAGAAACATTTAGAGAAAGTTTTAAAATCAAAAGTATCCATTAACTTTACAAAATCTTAA